In a genomic window of Variovorax paradoxus:
- the ctaD gene encoding cytochrome c oxidase subunit I, which translates to MSAVLDPHGHAHGDHAHDDHHDHHAPTGWRRWVFATNHKDIGTLYLLFSFTMLMVGGVLALLIRAELFQPGLQLVNPELFNQFTTMHGLIMVFGAIMPAFVGFANWMIPLQIGASDMAFARMNNFSFWLLIPAALMLVGSFFMPGGAPAAGWTLYAPLTLQMGPSMDAGIFAMHIMGASSIMGSINIIVTILNMRAPGMTLMKMPMFCWTWLITAYLLIAVMPVLAGAITMTLTDRHFGTSFFNPAGGGDPVMYQHIFWFFGHPEVYIMILPAFGIISQIVPAFARKKLFGYASMVYATSSIAILSFIVWAHHMFTTGMPVTGQLFFMYATMLIAVPTAVKIFNWIATMWQGSMTFETPMLFAVGFIFVFTMGGFTGLILAIAPIDIQLQDTYYVVAHFHYVLVAGSLYAMFAGYYYWAPKWTGVMYNETRGKIHFWWSLISFNVTFFPMHFLGLAGMPRRYADYPMQFADFNAVASVGAFAFGLAQVYFFFFVVLPTMLGKGEKAPQKPWEAAEGLEWEVPSPAPFHTFETPPKLDATATKVIG; encoded by the coding sequence ATGAGTGCAGTCCTCGACCCCCACGGTCACGCCCACGGCGACCACGCGCACGACGACCACCATGACCACCACGCGCCCACCGGCTGGCGCCGCTGGGTGTTCGCGACCAACCACAAGGACATCGGCACGCTCTACCTGCTGTTCAGCTTCACGATGCTGATGGTGGGCGGCGTGCTCGCGCTGCTGATCCGCGCCGAGCTGTTCCAGCCGGGCCTGCAGCTGGTGAACCCCGAGCTGTTCAACCAGTTCACCACCATGCACGGCCTGATCATGGTGTTCGGCGCGATCATGCCGGCCTTCGTGGGCTTTGCGAACTGGATGATCCCGCTGCAGATCGGCGCCTCGGACATGGCGTTCGCGCGCATGAACAACTTCAGCTTCTGGCTGCTGATTCCCGCGGCGCTGATGCTGGTCGGTTCGTTCTTCATGCCCGGCGGCGCACCGGCCGCGGGCTGGACGCTCTACGCGCCGCTCACGCTGCAGATGGGCCCCTCGATGGACGCCGGCATCTTCGCGATGCACATCATGGGCGCCTCGTCGATCATGGGCTCGATCAACATCATCGTGACCATCCTCAACATGCGCGCCCCCGGCATGACGCTGATGAAGATGCCGATGTTCTGCTGGACCTGGCTCATCACCGCCTACCTGCTGATCGCCGTGATGCCGGTGCTCGCCGGCGCCATCACGATGACGCTGACCGACCGCCACTTCGGCACCAGCTTCTTCAACCCCGCCGGCGGCGGCGACCCGGTGATGTACCAGCACATCTTCTGGTTCTTCGGCCACCCCGAGGTCTACATCATGATCTTGCCGGCCTTCGGCATCATCAGCCAGATCGTGCCGGCCTTCGCGCGCAAGAAGCTGTTCGGCTACGCCTCGATGGTGTACGCCACCTCGTCGATCGCGATCCTGTCGTTCATCGTCTGGGCGCACCACATGTTCACGACCGGCATGCCGGTCACGGGCCAGCTGTTCTTCATGTACGCGACCATGCTGATCGCGGTGCCGACGGCCGTGAAGATCTTCAACTGGATCGCGACCATGTGGCAGGGCTCGATGACCTTCGAGACGCCGATGCTGTTCGCGGTGGGCTTCATCTTCGTGTTCACGATGGGCGGCTTCACCGGCCTGATCCTCGCGATCGCGCCGATCGACATCCAGCTGCAGGACACCTACTACGTGGTGGCCCACTTCCACTACGTGCTGGTGGCCGGCTCGCTGTACGCCATGTTCGCGGGCTACTACTACTGGGCGCCCAAGTGGACCGGCGTGATGTACAACGAAACGCGCGGCAAGATCCACTTCTGGTGGTCGCTGATCTCGTTCAACGTCACCTTCTTCCCGATGCACTTCCTGGGCCTGGCGGGCATGCCGCGTCGCTATGCCGACTACCCGATGCAGTTCGCCGACTTCAACGCGGTGGCATCGGTCGGCGCCTTCGCCTTCGGCCTGGCCCAGGTGTACTTCTTCTTCTTCGTCGTGCTGCCGACCATGCTCGGCAAGGGCGAGAAGGCTCCGCAGAAGCCGTGGGAAGCCGCCGAAGGCCTCGAGTGGGAAGTGCCGTCGCCGGCGCCGTTCCACACCTTCGAGACGCCGCCCAAGCTCGACGCGACCGCCACCAAGGTGATCGGCTGA
- the coxB gene encoding cytochrome c oxidase subunit II, with protein sequence MKSIWRNKFMPAMLAAGAAFSGAAHAVNDLPGGPSVRQLNLPVGVTKIAQEQHFLHTVMMIICTVIFVAVFAVMFYSIWKHRKSVGHKAANFHESVVVEVIWTIVPFLIVIVMALPATKVLVAQKDTTNADLTIKTTGYQWKWGYDYLNGEGEGLAFISTLDSSQRAMSDAGAKGTIPDDYLFKVDNPLVVPVQKKVRIITTANDVIHAFAVPQLGIKQDAIPGFVRDTWFRAETVGDYYGQCQELCGKEHAYMPIHVKVVSAADYTTWVAAKRKEAAAKLDDPTKVWTLPDMMARGEKVYAANCAACHQANGKGAGPIKALDGDAKVLDADHKVQLMVLLNGQNNGAMPSWKQLSDTDLAAVATYTKNSWSNKTGQIVQPAEVLALRGK encoded by the coding sequence ATGAAGAGCATTTGGCGCAATAAGTTCATGCCGGCAATGCTGGCGGCCGGCGCGGCTTTCAGCGGCGCGGCGCACGCAGTCAACGATCTGCCCGGCGGCCCCTCGGTGCGCCAGTTGAATCTTCCGGTCGGTGTGACCAAGATTGCGCAGGAGCAGCACTTCCTGCACACGGTGATGATGATCATCTGCACGGTGATCTTCGTGGCCGTGTTCGCGGTCATGTTCTATTCGATCTGGAAGCACCGCAAGTCGGTGGGCCACAAGGCCGCCAACTTCCATGAATCGGTGGTGGTCGAAGTCATCTGGACCATCGTTCCCTTCCTGATCGTGATCGTGATGGCGCTGCCCGCCACCAAGGTGCTGGTGGCCCAGAAGGACACCACCAACGCCGACCTCACGATCAAGACCACCGGCTACCAGTGGAAGTGGGGCTACGACTACCTGAACGGCGAAGGCGAGGGCCTGGCCTTCATCTCCACGCTCGACAGCTCGCAGCGCGCGATGTCCGACGCCGGTGCCAAGGGCACGATCCCCGACGACTACCTGTTCAAGGTCGACAACCCGCTGGTCGTGCCGGTGCAGAAGAAGGTTCGCATCATCACCACCGCCAACGACGTGATCCACGCCTTCGCGGTGCCGCAGCTCGGCATCAAGCAGGACGCGATCCCCGGCTTCGTGCGCGACACCTGGTTCCGCGCCGAGACCGTCGGCGACTACTACGGCCAGTGCCAGGAACTGTGCGGCAAGGAACACGCCTACATGCCGATCCACGTGAAGGTGGTCTCGGCCGCCGACTACACGACCTGGGTCGCCGCCAAGCGCAAGGAAGCCGCCGCCAAGCTCGACGACCCGACCAAGGTCTGGACCCTGCCCGACATGATGGCGCGCGGCGAGAAGGTCTACGCCGCCAACTGCGCGGCCTGCCACCAGGCCAACGGCAAGGGCGCGGGCCCGATCAAGGCGCTCGACGGCGATGCCAAGGTGCTCGACGCCGACCACAAGGTGCAGCTGATGGTGCTGCTCAACGGCCAGAACAACGGCGCGATGCCGTCCTGGAAGCAGCTGAGCGACACCGACCTCGCGGCCGTCGCCACCTACACCAAGAACAGCTGGTCGAACAAGACGGGCCAGATCGTGCAGCCGGCCGAAGTCCTTGCCCTGCGCGGCAAGTGA
- a CDS encoding DUF2244 domain-containing protein — translation MSNSVFRFATVSGQNIHWFLKRNCSVTPSQLGWLYASLCVVSLGIGTVFWMHGAPLVLPFAWLELAAVGFAFMAYARHATDGERIMLQAGRLVVELENGGSYERTEFLPHRVRIEPQTGDRSLIELSGQGRSVRVGRYVRPELRAALAREIRMALRGA, via the coding sequence GTGTCGAATTCCGTGTTTCGATTTGCCACTGTTTCAGGCCAGAACATCCACTGGTTCCTGAAGCGGAACTGCTCGGTGACGCCGAGCCAGCTCGGCTGGCTCTACGCTTCACTGTGCGTGGTATCGCTCGGTATCGGGACGGTCTTCTGGATGCACGGCGCGCCGCTCGTGTTGCCGTTCGCCTGGCTCGAACTGGCTGCCGTGGGGTTCGCGTTCATGGCCTACGCCCGGCATGCGACCGATGGCGAGAGGATCATGCTGCAGGCGGGCCGGCTCGTGGTCGAACTCGAGAACGGCGGGAGCTACGAGCGCACGGAATTTCTGCCGCACCGGGTGCGGATCGAGCCGCAGACCGGCGACCGATCGCTGATCGAGTTGTCGGGCCAGGGCCGGTCGGTCAGGGTGGGGCGCTATGTACGGCCGGAGTTGAGGGCCGCACTGGCGCGCGAGATTCGGATGGCGTTGCGCGGCGCCTGA
- a CDS encoding biotin synthase, which yields MATDPQRRPPTIDAAAAARWRRLAPADGSPWLHEEIGRRMEDRLQWIKAKPRHWVDWAPLRGGLEAHELLARRYREAEAFVIEPEPALAAATSAALAAPWWSARRWQGGKLRFDGLPEEGVDLLWANMALHMAADPEALIAHWHRQVATDGFLMFSCFGPDTLRELRALHARLGWPAASHEFTDMHDWGDMLVHAGFAEPVMDMERIVLTWATPEAALAELRTLGRNLHPARFPALRGRAWQAALHKALPELAPAEGGDGRIALTFEIIYGHAFKPTPRVSLSAESAVSLREMREMLQRGRPSAH from the coding sequence ATGGCCACCGACCCCCAACGACGACCGCCGACCATCGATGCCGCGGCGGCCGCCCGCTGGCGCCGGCTGGCGCCCGCCGACGGCTCGCCCTGGCTGCACGAGGAGATCGGGCGGCGCATGGAGGACCGGCTGCAATGGATCAAGGCCAAGCCGCGCCACTGGGTCGACTGGGCGCCGCTGCGCGGCGGCCTCGAGGCACACGAGCTGCTGGCGCGCCGCTACCGCGAGGCCGAGGCCTTCGTGATCGAACCCGAGCCGGCGCTGGCCGCCGCGACCTCGGCCGCGCTGGCCGCGCCGTGGTGGAGCGCGCGCCGCTGGCAGGGCGGCAAGCTGCGCTTCGACGGACTGCCCGAGGAGGGCGTCGACCTGCTCTGGGCCAACATGGCGCTGCACATGGCGGCCGACCCCGAGGCGCTGATCGCGCACTGGCACCGGCAGGTCGCCACCGACGGCTTCCTGATGTTCTCGTGCTTCGGCCCCGACACCCTGCGCGAACTGCGCGCCCTGCATGCGCGCCTGGGCTGGCCGGCCGCGAGCCACGAGTTCACCGACATGCACGACTGGGGCGACATGCTGGTGCACGCCGGTTTCGCCGAGCCGGTGATGGACATGGAGCGTATCGTGCTGACCTGGGCCACGCCCGAGGCCGCGCTGGCCGAGCTGCGCACGCTCGGGCGCAACCTGCATCCGGCGCGTTTCCCGGCCCTGCGCGGCCGGGCCTGGCAGGCGGCGCTGCACAAGGCGCTGCCCGAACTCGCGCCGGCCGAGGGCGGCGACGGGCGCATCGCGCTGACCTTCGAGATCATCTATGGCCATGCCTTCAAGCCGACCCCGCGGGTCTCGCTGTCGGCCGAGAGCGCGGTCTCGTTGCGCGAGATGCGCGAGATGCTGCAGCGCGGACGCCCGTCCGCCCACTGA
- a CDS encoding ComF family protein, translating to MLSRWTARPLTSLLARLPSQCALCRDWPSRPVCEPCATRFAASAPRCQTCALPLPAGVARCGDCVVHPPPLDACLAACDYAWPWPDCVADFKFRGDTGWAGPLAQLLRAIPSAAALLDACDCVLPMPLAPGRLRERGFNQALELARRLAPAKTDAALLLRTRETPAQRGLSRAERMRNLQGAFAVEPLRADALAGRRVVLVDDVMTTGASLFSAAQVLRHAGAAHVAGIVLARTDRPH from the coding sequence ATGCTCAGCCGTTGGACCGCACGCCCTTTGACCTCGCTGTTGGCACGGCTGCCCAGCCAGTGCGCGCTGTGCCGCGACTGGCCGTCGCGCCCGGTGTGCGAGCCCTGCGCCACGCGCTTCGCCGCCAGCGCGCCGCGCTGCCAGACCTGCGCGCTGCCGCTGCCTGCGGGCGTGGCGCGCTGCGGCGACTGCGTCGTGCACCCGCCGCCGCTCGATGCCTGCCTCGCGGCCTGCGACTACGCCTGGCCGTGGCCGGACTGCGTCGCCGACTTCAAGTTCCGCGGCGACACCGGCTGGGCCGGCCCGCTGGCGCAGCTGCTGCGCGCCATCCCCTCGGCGGCGGCGCTGCTCGATGCCTGCGACTGCGTGTTGCCGATGCCGCTCGCGCCGGGCCGGCTGCGCGAGCGCGGCTTCAACCAGGCGCTGGAACTCGCGCGCCGGCTCGCGCCTGCCAAGACCGATGCCGCGCTGCTGCTGCGCACGCGCGAGACGCCGGCCCAGCGCGGTCTCTCGCGCGCCGAGCGCATGCGCAACCTCCAGGGCGCCTTCGCGGTCGAGCCATTGCGCGCCGATGCACTGGCCGGCCGGCGCGTGGTGCTGGTCGACGACGTGATGACCACCGGCGCCTCGCTGTTCAGCGCGGCCCAGGTGCTGCGGCACGCGGGCGCGGCGCATGTCGCGGGCATCGTGCTGGCGCGCACCGACAGGCCGCACTGA
- the trmL gene encoding tRNA (uridine(34)/cytosine(34)/5-carboxymethylaminomethyluridine(34)-2'-O)-methyltransferase TrmL, with product MFHIVLVHPEIPPNTGNVIRLAANTGCTLHLVEPLGFSMDDKLLRRAGLDYHEYAEVRRHASWQALLDSERPAPDRLFALTTRGTRAVHDIRFAPGDWLVFGSETSGLPPAIRESFDPAQWLRLPMREGQRSLNLSNAVAVTVFEAWRQNGFK from the coding sequence ATGTTCCATATCGTCCTGGTCCACCCCGAGATTCCGCCGAACACCGGCAACGTGATCCGCCTGGCCGCCAACACCGGCTGCACCCTGCACCTGGTCGAGCCGCTGGGCTTCTCGATGGACGACAAGCTGCTGCGCCGCGCCGGCCTCGACTACCACGAGTACGCCGAGGTGCGCCGCCATGCGAGCTGGCAGGCGCTGCTCGACAGCGAGCGGCCGGCGCCCGATCGCCTGTTCGCGCTCACCACGCGCGGCACCCGCGCCGTGCACGACATCCGCTTCGCGCCCGGCGACTGGCTGGTGTTCGGCTCCGAGACCAGCGGCCTGCCGCCCGCGATCCGCGAGAGCTTCGATCCCGCGCAGTGGCTGCGGCTGCCGATGCGCGAGGGCCAGCGCAGCCTGAACCTGTCGAACGCGGTGGCGGTGACGGTGTTCGAGGCCTGGCGGCAAAACGGATTCAAATGA
- a CDS encoding DUF4148 domain-containing protein — MQAKSIAFAALATLVLSHGAQAFQGEQNPLPAAPFQSTLSRADVQAQARQPLRITNGGTGVARPTDGMTDRAAVRASAVGITRQGAAAYGEISDRRM; from the coding sequence ATGCAAGCCAAGTCCATCGCCTTCGCCGCCCTCGCCACCCTGGTCCTGAGCCACGGTGCCCAGGCCTTCCAGGGCGAACAGAATCCGCTGCCCGCGGCACCGTTCCAGTCGACGCTGTCGCGCGCCGACGTGCAGGCCCAGGCCCGGCAGCCGCTGCGCATCACCAATGGCGGCACCGGCGTGGCCCGCCCCACCGACGGCATGACCGACCGCGCCGCGGTGCGCGCGAGCGCGGTGGGCATCACGCGCCAGGGCGCGGCCGCCTATGGCGAGATCAGCGACCGCCGCATGTAA
- a CDS encoding MaoC family dehydratase: MTKKTFQTLQDLAACVGQEVAVSDWITITQEQVNQFAEATGDHQWIHVDLERAKAGPFGGPIAHGFLTLSLLPRFYETALDVVESRMGVNYGLNRVRFMSPVPVGKRLRARMKLLTAEPIADDGIQMTWETTIELEGAAKPACVAESVVRRYR, from the coding sequence ATGACCAAGAAGACCTTCCAGACCCTTCAGGATCTGGCCGCCTGTGTCGGCCAGGAAGTCGCGGTGAGCGACTGGATCACCATCACCCAGGAGCAGGTCAACCAGTTCGCCGAGGCGACCGGCGACCACCAGTGGATCCACGTCGACCTCGAGCGCGCGAAGGCGGGTCCGTTCGGCGGGCCGATCGCCCACGGTTTTCTCACCCTGTCGCTGCTGCCGCGCTTCTACGAGACCGCGCTCGACGTGGTGGAGTCGCGCATGGGCGTGAACTACGGCCTCAACCGGGTGCGCTTCATGTCGCCCGTGCCGGTGGGCAAGCGGCTGCGCGCGCGCATGAAGCTGCTGACCGCCGAACCCATTGCCGACGACGGCATCCAGATGACCTGGGAAACCACCATCGAGCTCGAAGGCGCGGCCAAGCCTGCCTGCGTGGCCGAGTCGGTGGTGCGCCGCTACCGCTGA
- a CDS encoding ParA family protein has translation MPVVLVANPKGGVGKSTLATNIAGYFASRGHAVMLGDVDRQQSSRLWLGLRPPQARPISTWEATEDNSVVRPPRGTTHAVLDTPAGLHGWRFKDVIGLADKLIVPLQPSIFDIYATREFIDRLLEQRRAEKTQIGLVGMRVNARTLAADRLNEFIAGLGVPVVGELRDTQNYVQLAARGLTVFDIAPGRVQRDLEQWQPICEWLDS, from the coding sequence ATGCCGGTGGTTCTGGTCGCCAATCCCAAGGGTGGCGTTGGCAAATCCACGCTCGCGACGAACATCGCGGGCTACTTTGCAAGCCGCGGCCACGCCGTGATGCTCGGCGACGTGGATCGCCAGCAGTCCTCCCGGCTCTGGCTCGGCCTGCGCCCGCCGCAGGCGCGGCCGATCTCGACCTGGGAGGCCACCGAGGACAACAGCGTGGTGCGCCCGCCGCGCGGCACCACCCACGCGGTGCTCGACACCCCGGCCGGCCTGCACGGCTGGCGCTTCAAGGACGTGATCGGGCTGGCCGACAAGCTCATCGTGCCGCTGCAGCCGAGCATCTTCGACATCTACGCCACGCGCGAATTCATCGATCGGCTGCTCGAGCAGCGCCGCGCCGAGAAGACGCAGATCGGCCTGGTCGGCATGCGCGTCAACGCCCGCACGCTGGCGGCCGACCGGCTCAACGAATTCATCGCGGGACTGGGCGTGCCGGTGGTCGGCGAACTGCGCGACACGCAGAACTACGTGCAGCTTGCGGCGCGCGGACTCACCGTATTCGACATCGCGCCGGGGCGGGTGCAGCGCGACCTCGAGCAGTGGCAGCCGATCTGCGAATGGCTCGACAGCTGA
- a CDS encoding NAD(P)H-dependent oxidoreductase — protein MTTTTSTGTPQGGGTYVLAAHPHWRDSRVNRRLLAAARAVPGVDVNDLYGTYPDYAIDVEAEQRRLERAQLVVLLHPIQWYSMPALQKLWVDEVLAYGWAYGPEGIALQGKDLWLVATTGSPESSYHPQGYHRYFFDAFLPPYEQTAALCGMRFLPPLIFHGARSAPEAEVAAHVEVFAQRLGSYPDWPEMDEIDACVACPVPESDRPAESDDIGKVVERVFQTTMRRGLAATTDGSA, from the coding sequence ATGACGACAACAACATCCACGGGAACCCCTCAAGGCGGAGGCACCTACGTGCTCGCCGCCCATCCGCACTGGCGCGATTCGCGCGTGAACCGCCGGCTGCTGGCCGCGGCGCGCGCGGTGCCGGGCGTCGATGTCAACGACCTCTACGGCACTTATCCCGACTACGCGATCGACGTCGAGGCCGAGCAGCGGCGCCTCGAACGCGCCCAGCTGGTGGTGCTGCTGCATCCGATCCAGTGGTATTCGATGCCGGCGCTGCAGAAGCTCTGGGTCGACGAGGTGCTGGCCTACGGCTGGGCCTACGGGCCCGAGGGCATCGCGCTGCAGGGCAAGGACCTGTGGCTGGTCGCCACCACCGGCAGCCCCGAGAGCAGCTACCACCCGCAGGGCTACCACCGCTATTTCTTCGACGCCTTCCTGCCGCCCTACGAGCAGACCGCCGCGCTGTGCGGCATGCGCTTCCTGCCGCCGCTGATCTTCCACGGCGCGCGCAGCGCCCCCGAGGCCGAAGTGGCCGCGCACGTGGAGGTCTTCGCCCAGCGCCTGGGCAGCTACCCCGACTGGCCCGAGATGGACGAGATCGACGCCTGCGTGGCCTGCCCGGTGCCCGAGAGCGACCGACCGGCCGAATCGGACGACATCGGCAAGGTGGTCGAGCGGGTGTTCCAGACCACCATGCGCCGCGGGCTGGCCGCCACGACCGACGGGAGCGCCTGA
- the kefC gene encoding glutathione-regulated potassium-efflux system protein KefC, whose product MEHAPAWLTNSLIYLSAAVLVVPLSKALGLGSIIGYLVAGIAIGPWGLGLVSRVEDVLHFAEFGVVLMLFLVGLELEPKRLWNLRRPIFGWGTAQVLSCAAVLFAIGCAVGAPWRVSLVAALGLALSSTAIALQVFGERNLLRTPSGQAGFSILLFQDVAAIPILAILPLLAGATAAEQSMSGLDRLLEGLKIFGVIGGIVLGGRLALRPILRWIARSDTPEIFTAAALLLVVAIAALMQFVGLSMALGAFLAGVLLAESEYRRELETDIEPFKGLLLGLFFIAVGMTIDFGVLFASPWIMAMLVVGFMAIKLAVIYALAKAMGLAYQERPVFTLLLAQGGEFAFVVFQSAGPDVLPPQITSLLIGAVALSMLLSPLLLVLIDRYLLPRYSNIGGPQLEEISEQQDAKVLICGFGRYGQIVGRMLMSQGLRVTVLDHDADNVEGLREFGFRVFYGDATRLDLLRTAGAGTAKAVVVAVDDIEQSLEIVDLFRENFPQAQIIARARNVSHLFQLRDRGVTLVEREVFESSLRSARSVLEVLGWPAHEARESSMRFRERNLKLTDDIYPHYKDRAKLIAVNKAGRQQFEEQMAREREERKRRAGRDWDRQEEDEERVP is encoded by the coding sequence ATGGAGCACGCGCCCGCCTGGCTGACCAACAGCCTGATCTACCTGAGCGCCGCCGTGCTGGTGGTGCCGCTGTCCAAGGCCCTGGGCCTCGGTTCCATCATCGGCTACCTGGTGGCCGGCATCGCCATCGGCCCCTGGGGCCTGGGACTGGTGTCGCGCGTGGAGGACGTGCTGCACTTCGCCGAATTCGGCGTGGTGCTGATGCTGTTCCTGGTCGGCCTCGAGCTCGAGCCCAAGCGGCTGTGGAACCTGCGCCGGCCGATCTTCGGCTGGGGCACGGCCCAGGTGCTCAGTTGCGCCGCCGTGCTGTTCGCCATCGGCTGCGCGGTCGGCGCGCCGTGGCGCGTGTCACTGGTGGCGGCGCTGGGGCTGGCGCTGTCGTCGACCGCGATCGCGCTGCAGGTGTTCGGCGAACGCAACCTGCTGCGCACGCCGAGCGGACAGGCCGGCTTCTCGATCCTGCTGTTCCAGGACGTGGCGGCGATCCCGATCCTCGCCATCCTGCCGCTGCTGGCCGGCGCCACCGCGGCCGAGCAGTCGATGAGCGGCCTCGACCGCCTGCTCGAGGGCCTGAAGATCTTCGGCGTGATCGGCGGCATCGTGCTCGGCGGCCGGCTCGCGCTGCGCCCGATCCTGCGTTGGATCGCGCGCAGCGACACGCCCGAGATCTTCACCGCCGCCGCGCTGCTGCTGGTGGTGGCGATCGCGGCGCTGATGCAGTTCGTCGGCCTGTCGATGGCGCTGGGCGCCTTCCTCGCGGGCGTGCTGCTGGCCGAGAGCGAATACCGGCGCGAGCTCGAGACCGACATCGAGCCCTTCAAGGGCCTGTTGCTCGGCCTGTTCTTCATCGCCGTGGGCATGACGATCGACTTCGGCGTGCTGTTCGCGAGCCCCTGGATCATGGCGATGCTGGTGGTCGGCTTCATGGCCATCAAGCTGGCGGTGATCTACGCGCTGGCCAAGGCGATGGGGCTGGCCTATCAGGAACGCCCGGTGTTCACGCTGCTGCTGGCGCAGGGCGGCGAGTTCGCCTTCGTGGTGTTCCAGTCGGCCGGGCCCGACGTGCTGCCGCCGCAGATCACCTCGCTCCTGATCGGCGCGGTCGCGCTGTCGATGCTGCTGTCGCCGCTGCTGCTGGTGCTGATCGACCGCTACCTGCTGCCGCGCTACAGCAACATCGGCGGGCCGCAGCTCGAGGAGATCTCGGAGCAGCAGGACGCCAAGGTGCTGATCTGCGGCTTCGGCCGCTACGGCCAGATCGTGGGCCGCATGCTGATGTCGCAGGGGCTGCGCGTGACGGTGCTCGACCACGATGCCGACAACGTCGAGGGCCTGCGCGAGTTCGGCTTCCGGGTGTTCTACGGCGACGCCACGCGCCTCGACCTGCTGCGCACCGCGGGCGCCGGCACGGCCAAGGCAGTGGTGGTGGCGGTCGACGACATCGAGCAGTCGCTCGAGATCGTCGACCTGTTCCGCGAGAACTTCCCGCAGGCGCAGATCATCGCGCGGGCACGCAACGTGAGCCACCTGTTCCAGCTGCGCGACCGCGGCGTGACGCTGGTCGAGCGCGAGGTCTTCGAGTCGTCGCTGCGCAGCGCGCGCTCGGTGCTCGAGGTGCTCGGCTGGCCCGCGCACGAGGCGCGCGAATCGAGCATGCGCTTCCGCGAGCGCAACCTCAAGCTCACCGACGACATCTACCCGCACTACAAGGACCGCGCCAAGCTGATCGCGGTCAACAAGGCGGGCCGCCAGCAGTTCGAGGAACAGATGGCGCGCGAGCGCGAGGAGCGCAAGCGGCGCGCCGGGCGCGACTGGGACCGGCAGGAAGAGGACGAGGAGCGGGTGCCTTAG
- a CDS encoding succinylglutamate desuccinylase/aspartoacylase family protein: MTTSSFTPDTAPLEVLPRDLSAYRAGNTGIDYVHRFESGRPGPHVLVNALTHGNEICGMVAATDLLDRGVRPKIGTLTVSFANVEAYEAFDIERPYENRQLVHNLNRIWTPALLDGNEQSPELRRARELRPVLDAADCVLDIHSTRAPVQPFWVYPELERNARLALAVGVPLVHLVMPAGAAPGTGVIGYGRHGAAEGQGAAVVVECGQHFSRSAAELAVDVTQRFLAQLGLVDPVAAQAPAAPARRFRLLEVHMVKTESFAFVRPLLGFETFDRGELLAVDAGQEIRSPCDGCTVFMPTRAALVGREGVYLTVPV; the protein is encoded by the coding sequence ATGACCACCTCCTCGTTCACTCCCGATACCGCGCCGCTCGAGGTGCTGCCGCGCGACCTCTCGGCCTACCGCGCGGGCAATACCGGCATCGACTACGTGCATCGTTTCGAATCGGGCCGGCCCGGGCCGCATGTGCTGGTCAATGCGCTGACGCACGGCAACGAGATCTGCGGCATGGTGGCGGCCACCGACCTGCTCGACCGCGGCGTGCGCCCGAAGATCGGCACGCTGACCGTGAGCTTCGCCAACGTCGAGGCCTACGAGGCCTTCGACATCGAGCGGCCCTACGAGAACCGCCAGCTGGTGCACAACCTCAACCGCATCTGGACGCCGGCGCTGCTCGACGGCAACGAGCAAAGCCCCGAGCTGCGCCGCGCGCGCGAGCTGCGGCCCGTGCTCGACGCGGCCGACTGCGTGCTCGACATCCATTCGACGCGCGCGCCGGTGCAGCCCTTCTGGGTCTATCCGGAACTCGAGCGCAATGCGCGGCTGGCGCTGGCCGTGGGCGTGCCGCTGGTGCACCTGGTGATGCCCGCGGGCGCGGCGCCCGGCACCGGCGTGATCGGCTACGGCCGCCACGGCGCGGCCGAGGGCCAGGGCGCGGCGGTCGTGGTGGAGTGCGGCCAGCACTTCAGCCGGTCGGCGGCCGAGCTCGCGGTCGACGTGACGCAGCGTTTTCTCGCGCAGCTCGGGCTGGTCGATCCGGTGGCCGCGCAGGCGCCCGCCGCGCCCGCGCGCCGCTTCCGCCTGCTCGAGGTGCACATGGTGAAGACCGAGAGCTTCGCCTTCGTGCGGCCGCTGCTGGGCTTCGAGACCTTCGACCGCGGCGAGCTGCTCGCGGTCGACGCGGGGCAGGAGATCCGTTCGCCCTGCGACGGCTGCACGGTCTTCATGCCCACGCGCGCGGCGCTGGTGGGGCGCGAGGGCGTGTATCTCACGGTGCCGGTCTAA